The Candidatus Bathyarchaeota archaeon genome segment ATAATTAAAGAAATTGCGCAAATGGAAGGCTACGACGAAGTTTTGGGACAATTGTCGACTCTCGATGAACTTGAAAAGGGTGTATTCTATAATTTATTGTATTTCGTAAAATGTTGCAAAAATACTAGCTTGAACACGTTTTACATTCAGAAAGATTATTACTTTCCAGATAAGCCTCAGGAGGCAAATCTTATAGCAAGAAGCTCAGAAGTTTTTCAAAAGCACATAATAAAATCCCTTTTTGGCAATTCACTGGTTCTATTTGTTAGTGCAACTCCCGGAGATGTTTACACACATGCAAAATATTGTACTCATAAAAAGTATTCGGAAGATGATATTGTAATCTTACCCTACTCTTATCCTCCAGTTGTTGAAAATTGGTTTAAAAACCTCGAGATTTATGAGACACAGGATTTTCCAGAAGACCCGATCGAGAATGGCATAGAGATAGCTGCAACCATCATAAAAAAGACTAAAGGAAAGGTTCTCTTACTTTTCAAGAGTTATAGAGATCAACGTAGAGCGGAATCCTTCTTAAGAAAATTGGTACCTCGAAAAATAGTGTTTATTGATGAGAGTTATCAAAACGAGTTGGTTCAGGAGTTAGTCGAAAAAGCAGACATAATAATGGCAACAGCTTCCTCGAGGTTATGGGAAGGAATAGACATAAGCGATCTGAAAATGGAAATAATTTTTTCCTTGCCCTTCATAAGACCACCTGTCTATCTTGATTCAACAAAATCTTTTCCATTTGTTAGACGAAAAATGCTGATTAGGCTTCAACAAGGCATAGGGAGATTGATTAGGAAAGAAAATGACAAAGGAGTTTGTGTAATTCTCGACAACAGGTTAAAAAAATACAAGAACAGCAAAAATTTCTCTGACTTTTTCCGTGAACGGATATTCCCTGTAAGTGTAAATGAACTAATAGAAAAAATAGAAAACAGTTTCGGAAGTAGAGAATAATGAGTGTCAATTTCAATGTAAATCTATTCGAGTTGAAGACTTACAAGCCCTTCAAAGTGAATATTTATGATCCTGAGCTAACTCCCTCTCCAGAAAACATGTATCACTTCTATCAGGTTTTAGCGAAATTAGCCCAGAAGCTAACCCGATCATTGAAAACAGCAGTTATTTCTGATTCAGGTAAAATCAAAGTACTCGAGGAATCAATCAGTGAACAAGAATTCCAGAATGAAGTTGAACTTAAAAATACAGCCACTTACAACGTAAAGTTGAAACCAGCAGGCGAAGAGCATATCGTTTTTGCAGAGTCACCCTTGGAATATGGAAGATTGGTAAGCAAGATTGTTGACCTAGCTCTAGTTCACTTATCAAATGATTATTACAAGTATAGCATTTTTTCACCCTTCATAATGGAAAGAGGTGAAGGATACTTTGATGAGGGACTTCGAGAGAGGATAGGAATCGAAGACGGCAGAAGATATTATAGAGGAATTCGTGTCATGGATGGGATTCCTCACCTGATTCTAAATAGAGAAATTGAGTTGAGATCATGGAAGAATCTACTGAATGAATTGAAGGTATTTGCTGAATGGTGGGGGACCATTAAAAACAAAAAAATCGATTTTTATGACCCACCTAAAGATTTCGTGAAGTTTGCTAACTGGGTTTTTTTGAACCGGAGAGCAAGCGTAAAAGCATATTCTGCTCGGTCACTTTTCATTCGCGAAATAACATGGGACTATCGAGCCGAGAGTAAGATCTTGGAAGGCAACATTTCTCCATGCGATTATCACAAAAAAGTTCAAGGAATAATTATTAAAGACAAAAAGCAACCCCTCGTGAAGTGGCAGATGATTACCCCGGAAGGCGAAAAAAGGGATCAATTTCATGTTCCCGAGTTGCTTGTGGTTGGACATACATTCAAAGATATCAGGATGAGAGTCTCAAAATCTCAAATCTCTCAAGTTTTTGACATACTTCATCCGCATTGTGGAGATCAACTTAGAAAGATTCTCGAGCTAACTAAAAAAATCGATGATATTTTAAGAACCAGATTTCGAATTATCTATCCCAACAAGCTCGAGTTCTCTGTTTTACCAAAAGAAGTGGATAAGAATGTTACATCATCATCTGTGGCCATAAAGTTCGGTAATAAAGAAACGGATATTGAGCCTCCTTTTGGTATCAATTTTTATCGAAAGTATTCCAAGACAACGACTTTTGTTAAACCAACGCCAGAAAGAATAAAGATCCTTGCTGTTTGTGAAGAAATACATCTACCCTTCATAGAAAAGTTGAAAAAGGAACTCGAAGTTAGAAACAATTCCGAAGTCAGTATTTCTCACATTTTGGAAATAGACTTTGAGGCGGTAACTCCTTCTTTTGATCTATTAATAACGGTGACAGATGATGAAGAAATTATGAGGAAATGTAAGAGCATTATTATCAATCATTTTGGAATAGCTCATCAGAATGTGACACCAAAGAATGCTATGGATAAATCTATTCCGCAACTAGTTATGCAGATAACCTTAAAACTTGGAGGGTGGCCTTGGGTCCTAAAGAATCCTGAAAAGGTTACGGTTTTATCGATATACGCATATAGAAATCCCATCACTTCGGTGAAATTTTATCTTTTTAACTTAATGAAACCAGAAGGAGAGATTATTTTTCAATCTAAACCTTTTGAAAATGGCATAGATTTTCTTAAGGAACTGAAAGCAAGTACAAAAAACATTGATAAACTACTAATACTGTCGTCTTTTATCGACCAACAACTTCAGGAATTTCTCCTTGATGAGATCGGTTCCATAATCCCAGAATTTATCTTTATCCAAATAAAACAGAGAGACGAACTCAGATTATTCTCCACATTCAGACCGGTTATAAAAACTCAGAGGCGGAGAAGAAAGCCCACTGTAATCTTTCCTATAGAAGCATATGAAGAAGTTCCTGAAGGATCCATCTTGAGATTTGCAGACGACGAGTACTATTTATTGACAACAGCATCTACAAAAGTGGGTACATATCACAGAGGTTGTCCAAATCCAATTAGACTCAAGATACTCGGAAGCAAAGGTATTTTTAACAAAGATAAAATTCTTCATTACATCCTTTCTCTTTCGCTCGTTTCTGGGACCAGTGGACATGAAACAAAGCTACCAGCTCCGCTATACTATATGAAGAGATATGCTGGTTATGTTAACGAATATGGTCTGCCAAGCAATGAGAAGATTTTCAGAACACTTTTTTATGTCTGATTCCAATGAAGTTACTATCAAAGGAACAGTGGTTTTCTAAATTAGAGGACTTTTCAATTCCTTTTCGGAAATATGGGTCTTTTCTGCCTGAACAGAGAAAATTATTAGAAGAGGTTTATGACAAACTTACGAATTCCCAAAAACCAATATTAGTTTTTGTCGCTCCTACAGCATCGGGCAAAACGCATACGATATGCCTTATTGCACGAACTCTTCAAGAAAAAAATTATCGTATCGCCATATTAGTTCCGAACAACTATCTTAAGGAGGAATATAAGAAGGCTCAGCATGATGTGCGTGGACGGCTTCAAGATATTGATTTCCTAAACATCTTCGAGTATCTCAAGACTACGAAACAATACAATTTCGTCTTAGCTGACGAAGCACATAATCTGAAAACCTTTCTGGAACTAGATAGAAACATTGTCAGAAGTATAGATTTTACAGAAAAAGAAGACTTATTTTTCGACATCGCAAGCAGACATCTACCTCCAAACAAATCTTTTATTGCCAAACAGTTATCGTTCAACTCTGCAAGAGAGTTGTTAGACGATCTAGATAATATTCCAAAATTCTCAAAGTATCTCAGACCAATTATTCAAAACCCAACCTCATGGATCAGCTTCATTTACATATGGAGGCAAAACAAACGGTGCTCAATTAAGTTTGTCCGCTCATCAGATTATTTATGTAAACTCAAACTCCCGATGGATCGCATACTAATGTTTTCTGCTTCACCATTGTCAGACAAAGAGCTTCAGTTCTACTGTGGGATTCCTGCAAGTAGTATCGAACGAGCGACTCCGATAAAAACAACAGCAGATTGGAGAAAGAAACAAAGTGTTTATTTTTCAGTGATTGACGAGCTTAGTTCGAAAGATAAGACAAGCCTTCTTGAGGAACTAATTCGAGAAACTAAAACGAGAACGCTAATTCTCTTTAACAACTTCGATAGCTGTAAAAAAACATTCAAAAGTCTCGGTAAGATTTTTGACAATATTACAATGATTCCTCCCGCACCGTTAATGATTAACCTGCAGAAATTCAACGATTTCCTAAGCTATCGTAACGGTACCCTTTTAACAGCATCAACAGTTTTCTGGGAGGGAATCACCATTGAGTGCCTTAAACTTGTTATAATAACGGATCCGCCGTATCCTAGACCTACTCTTGTAGATCTTGTCAAGAAGAAACGTATCTTTGGGAAACAAGACATTACCCGTAGACTTCAACAGGGACTTGGGCGTATAGCAAGGAGACAAGGTGAATATGGCATAGGAATATTATTATTTGACATAGAAAAGCATTGTAAGGAAGTCCAGAATATTGTTGGAAAGAACAGAGTTCTTAGAATGAAATCACCTCAGTGCCTTCTTGTTCTCCACAAAATATTTACTGATAAATCTCCCTCTTTAGATATGTTCATTTCCTCAAAATGTAGCGAAAGTTCACACATTTGAAAAATTGAGATGTGATATTTTAGAAATGATCAACCTCGTTTTTATCCGTATTGAAATTCACCATCTTTGGACCTAAATTCAGTCAGAACTATCTCAAATGGAGACTTACTCGTGCGCACACAGTTTATTTTGAACCCATTACGACTTTTCAGGCAATGATGGTTAAAAGGTAGATGAGATCAAATTGAAATGCGCGCGCGAAATCTATTCAACTAAATCACTGGTCATGCAAGAATGTATAGAGGTTCAATATGAAACGATAATTGTCACTTGGTATGTTCTTTTTTGAATCTTTAATCTTCTCGTAACTGCTTCTTTCCAACCCTGTTTCCGTTCTGATTGGACACGAAATCTTTCCGGTTTGATCTTTGACCGAGATTACATCCTTTGTTTGGGCTACGGCAATTGCTAGACAACTCTTATCCCTTCCATCCTCATCTTTCATTGGTATTTGCTGACAGTGAGTGAAGCCAGTATTATAATTAACATGTCTCCTAAGAACGTTCTTGGCATCTTTTATTCTATTTTCCATATCCTGAACCCCCAAGATTCTTCTTGGTGGTTCATCTGTGACACCTATAATCAGGACTCCACCATTTGTATTTGCGAAGCTAGCGATTTGCTCGCAAAACTTAAACTCGGCTTTCTCTCTTTCCCTGTGTCTTGGATGCCACATTTCTAAAGTTGCTTTGAAATCCCATAGTTGATTTTCGATTCTATTGCTACTCATGGCCTTCATTATGAAGGATTTCCAAAAGGATTCTCTGTATAGTAGTTTCATTTGATCATTATACTTTTCGATGTCGAGAATGATATTCCTCAAGGATTGGCGAAGAAACTCAAAATAGGTAGCAAGTTCAGAAAGAACTCTGTGAAAAGTTCGACCGAGAACTCTTTGCTTGGGGGGCACCGGAATTGGACCCGGATATTCATCATCAAGTGATTCGGCAATCTCATAGAAAATGTCAGAATAAACCGTTCCTATTGTGTAAATCTGGTCTATTCGTAAACCAAGAGCCACTTCCACACATTTCTTTACTGTCTCATGATCTTCATCAATAGTATTCGCAGTAATCCTTATCACTCGCTCTGAAAGTCTTGTTGATCCCCAAACTCTATAGGCAAATAATATACGTGGCGCAAGAACATCCTTTTCGTGTAACCACAATACATAGTCATACAAATCATGGATTTCTTTCTTGTGATCTTTCGTAAAGTTATGAATTTTTCTTATTAGATCCGAATACGACTTTGGAGCAGATTTGCTCTTTAATGCAAATGAATCTTCTTTTAGTTTTTGAGCAGAACTCAATACGACTTCAGTCTTTTTTCTTAACTCTTCAACTTCCGTTTCCCTTCTATAAACCCACCAGTTAATTTCATCGGTCCCAACTTCTTCACCAAAAGGTGTCACCTCCAATAGTACATTGCTATGTTCGCCCTTTTTCCTAATTTCGCATCTACTGTCCATCTCAGTATCAGCTTTCTGAATATACCAGTGAATTTTACCTATTTCCCACGATGAGCCGGAGAATAGCTCATCATGACACTTAATCTCATCTTCATAACCATTTGGAACCAACACTTCTTCTTTCCTCGTTCTTCTAGTCCTTGTCGATATAACTAGAATGAGCGTGTATAAAATCTTATCAGAAGCTTTAGCTTTTAATAAAAAGAGTTGTAAATAGGTTTGCGCACACGCGCTGTAAGTATTGTCCAAGACTGCGCATGTATGTTATTTATCCAGGGTTTGACAGATTTTTGATAGAATGTCCCATGCTTTTACAATACATCTAACTTTGCGCGCACAATCGATAAGCAAGGAAAGAAGTGTTAAAGGTGAGACTATAGAAGTGCCTTAGATTCAAATAGATGACTGGTTAGGCTGTTCACATAGAAGAAGGTACAGAGCTTTGGCCTCTATATGCTTAGAACACTTAGGACACTAGTGGCGCTATACTACAGAAGAGGCAGCTCTACGTGGACCTCCCCAACAAGACAAAACACTTTACAGTCCCTATGTGAAACAATAGTTCTATACTGTGCTTAAACAAGAATCTGCCTCTATAGATTCTATCCATAGCGCTCTATAGCGGATTGATAGAGCTGTATAGAAAAAGCCTTATCAAGCATATAATAGGAAAATCAAACGTTTCTACACTAGTCTATGACAGAGCTGTGTAGCTCCTATGCAGCTCTGAGGTCAGAGTCAGTAGAGGAAGGTATTGGACTCTTGTGTACGCGCGCTTCCTTAGATGGATTGATTGGCTCACCATATTTTACACTCCTATCTTCAAGATGAAATGCCTTGTTGTTTTTTTTCTCGTCTAGAGAATAAACCTCGCTTTTCAAGCTTTCTTATTCTGGAATGTATAGCCCCGCGTGTTCGTTTGTGTCTCTTCGCCAATTCAGTAATGGAAATGCCTTTTTTGTACTCTTCTAATAATTCATTGTCTTCTTCAGGCTCCCAAATTTCATAGGCTTTTAGGTGAGCTTCCTTGAGTCCTTCAACCGAATTGGGGTCTTTTATCTCTTTTATTTGATTATTCGATTTCATTTGAGTGAGAGGCTCTTCAGTAGTGTAGTCAGTAATTTCATTGAGAAACTTACTCATCGCTGATTCCCTTGTATATATGTACAGGTCTTCCATCGCTCGAGTAATAGCTACATAGAACAGTCTACGTTCTTCTTCTAGAGGGTTTTGTGGAGGGTAATCCTCTCTTGCAGGTTCATAAATAGCTGGGTCCTCTATCTGACATGGAAAACCATAGGTGTCTTCAGTAGCATTGAGCAGAAATACCACTTTGGCTTCCAATCCTTTACTTCGATGTGCGGTAAGTAATCGAACTTCATTCTCTGTATGCACTCTATCATATGCAAGTTGCAGCTCACTTTCTTTTGCTCTATCCATCAAAGCCTTAACGTATGAAAGAAACTTGTATCCACGAGGTTTAGTTTTGGTTCGCATGCATCGGCTCAGTACAAGTATATCGCTAGGAGAGCACCCATTCTGAATATAATGTTGAATTCGGTCTACGCAATCTTCAGCAATTTGAACATCGTTGTCGTATTCATAATCTGTTGGAGCGACCTTGAGAATTTTTATTGGTCGAATCTGAGGGGTGTGTGATTGGGCAGGTTTCTGGATTTGACAACTGGTGTTATTTTTGATAAGTGCTGCTCCAGCATCAACAATGGTCTTAATGCTTCGATAGTTGGTAGAGATTTTTGTGATGGCTGGATTCGCAAAATATTGGTCGAAGTTAACGAAGAAATTCAGGTTGGAGCCTGCGAATCCCATTATGCTCTGCCAATCATCTCCAACACAAAAGAGTTTGCAGTCAGGATTTCGCTCCATTAATTTTTTAATTAGTTTGTAACGTTGAGCGCTTATGTCTTGATATTCGTCGATTAGTATATGGTCGTATAAATTAGCTCGCAGATTCGGGTCATCCTCGAGTTTTGCGATAGCCTTGTTTATCATATCTTCGAAATCAATCCTTTGAGATTCTCGTAAGGCTTCTTCATACGCAGAAAATATTGGAAGCACAAGATTACCAAAAGCAATCTGCTTAGATAACCAGTTACCATTGCGAAGTTTTTGTGCGATATTTTCAGGTCGTAGACCATAAGTCTTGGCGATAGTTATGAAATTTTGAATATCATCTACAGGAGTTCTGTATGATTGCCATGCGACATCTAAAATTTCCTCATAGCTCTTGAGAGTGAATTCGAAATTTTTACCATACATCTTTTGAAGTGCGGTGGTAACCCTTGATTTTACTACTTCGAAGAAGTCATAAGGGTTATTCTCGTCATACTCATAAGCGAAGGTCTCAATAAGCACTTTGTCATGGTCAGCCAGCCATTGCTTTTTCATTTCCATAGCATGTTTATATTCTTCTGTAGTCTGATTGAACCAGTTAGGAA includes the following:
- a CDS encoding UvrD-helicase domain-containing protein; amino-acid sequence: MNLRTAVEEILENLQEIKKQHRLKHLRKYLKFILIGFFIGRDTETKIQELTSQNQSIIQTIVTHLHDLVHVNNRIEEITDNFVILRELQERIETFKEKFSGMHSLTAELEEELRKKHELILDHTKNLIKQKENIVYQQVESILNSGTYLIHSDKQQCINSIKSFENDLTTCKQKNIFNEKFIGKQLEKLTESRQIILEYNTKFVQQRKKDYEHLWNNASLSLDDEQQTAIVTDDKHNLVVAAAGSGKTEVLTTRTAYLITRKPDTVHPQRILAIAYQRKAMEQIEQRLYKRHNIQNVNVKTFHKLGKDILEETGDYFVHTDIVNNNRKHDIISRAFKQKVKNESQYYQLFLDFVRTLHDKEINEGDEEKEENLAYARERPYFSIDNTQVNSRAEKEIMDFFLMHKLNGRAIAIRYEPDIGGFLPDFHLPEYDIFIEHWGLTKEGEVPNWFNQTTEEYKHAMEMKKQWLADHDKVLIETFAYEYDENNPYDFFEVVKSRVTTALQKMYGKNFEFTLKSYEEILDVAWQSYRTPVDDIQNFITIAKTYGLRPENIAQKLRNGNWLSKQIAFGNLVLPIFSAYEEALRESQRIDFEDMINKAIAKLEDDPNLRANLYDHILIDEYQDISAQRYKLIKKLMERNPDCKLFCVGDDWQSIMGFAGSNLNFFVNFDQYFANPAITKISTNYRSIKTIVDAGAALIKNNTSCQIQKPAQSHTPQIRPIKILKVAPTDYEYDNDVQIAEDCVDRIQHYIQNGCSPSDILVLSRCMRTKTKPRGYKFLSYVKALMDRAKESELQLAYDRVHTENEVRLLTAHRSKGLEAKVVFLLNATEDTYGFPCQIEDPAIYEPAREDYPPQNPLEEERRLFYVAITRAMEDLYIYTRESAMSKFLNEITDYTTEEPLTQMKSNNQIKEIKDPNSVEGLKEAHLKAYEIWEPEEDNELLEEYKKGISITELAKRHKRTRGAIHSRIRKLEKRGLFSRREKKQQGISS
- a CDS encoding DEAD/DEAH box helicase family protein, which translates into the protein MKLLSKEQWFSKLEDFSIPFRKYGSFLPEQRKLLEEVYDKLTNSQKPILVFVAPTASGKTHTICLIARTLQEKNYRIAILVPNNYLKEEYKKAQHDVRGRLQDIDFLNIFEYLKTTKQYNFVLADEAHNLKTFLELDRNIVRSIDFTEKEDLFFDIASRHLPPNKSFIAKQLSFNSARELLDDLDNIPKFSKYLRPIIQNPTSWISFIYIWRQNKRCSIKFVRSSDYLCKLKLPMDRILMFSASPLSDKELQFYCGIPASSIERATPIKTTADWRKKQSVYFSVIDELSSKDKTSLLEELIRETKTRTLILFNNFDSCKKTFKSLGKIFDNITMIPPAPLMINLQKFNDFLSYRNGTLLTASTVFWEGITIECLKLVIITDPPYPRPTLVDLVKKKRIFGKQDITRRLQQGLGRIARRQGEYGIGILLFDIEKHCKEVQNIVGKNRVLRMKSPQCLLVLHKIFTDKSPSLDMFISSKCSESSHI
- a CDS encoding ATP-binding protein is translated as MLVPNGYEDEIKCHDELFSGSSWEIGKIHWYIQKADTEMDSRCEIRKKGEHSNVLLEVTPFGEEVGTDEINWWVYRRETEVEELRKKTEVVLSSAQKLKEDSFALKSKSAPKSYSDLIRKIHNFTKDHKKEIHDLYDYVLWLHEKDVLAPRILFAYRVWGSTRLSERVIRITANTIDEDHETVKKCVEVALGLRIDQIYTIGTVYSDIFYEIAESLDDEYPGPIPVPPKQRVLGRTFHRVLSELATYFEFLRQSLRNIILDIEKYNDQMKLLYRESFWKSFIMKAMSSNRIENQLWDFKATLEMWHPRHREREKAEFKFCEQIASFANTNGGVLIIGVTDEPPRRILGVQDMENRIKDAKNVLRRHVNYNTGFTHCQQIPMKDEDGRDKSCLAIAVAQTKDVISVKDQTGKISCPIRTETGLERSSYEKIKDSKKNIPSDNYRFILNLYTFLHDQ
- a CDS encoding DEAD/DEAH box helicase family protein, coding for MGNPIVISEEECFRAFLRTEPKPYQRNIIKELIVELAKGKDVVLQLPTGTGKTFVYLPVAITAAANDYRVAILTATNLIIDQIVGKYLPYFRTDPEVYAAKGIEHYSCHITNNKAEYTTCTREQRSLCETENPECAVIYTNKQLEEHQLILTNFHKFLSVPTSRGFDFVVIDDSHGFENALSDKFQTNISYYQIEKLYREHESKEDTISDFAGNFLDSFDDAFRTVPPKEFKKRVPEDIIKEIAQMEGYDEVLGQLSTLDELEKGVFYNLLYFVKCCKNTSLNTFYIQKDYYFPDKPQEANLIARSSEVFQKHIIKSLFGNSLVLFVSATPGDVYTHAKYCTHKKYSEDDIVILPYSYPPVVENWFKNLEIYETQDFPEDPIENGIEIAATIIKKTKGKVLLLFKSYRDQRRAESFLRKLVPRKIVFIDESYQNELVQELVEKADIIMATASSRLWEGIDISDLKMEIIFSLPFIRPPVYLDSTKSFPFVRRKMLIRLQQGIGRLIRKENDKGVCVILDNRLKKYKNSKNFSDFFRERIFPVSVNELIEKIENSFGSRE